In the genome of Carya illinoinensis cultivar Pawnee chromosome 13, C.illinoinensisPawnee_v1, whole genome shotgun sequence, the window aacaccgggatgttatgcttattgagatgaaacttaataaaatttttgtagaacgaaaggcaaattttgaaggacattttgcacatgcttatgcttgtagtgttccttatttaccattcattgatttaacactggagaaataaactgcaggactaccgagccatgccaaaaaaaaaaaaaaaaaaaaacgacaagattagaatgaaaacaaaagaaaaaaaaaaagagaaaaaaggaataaacgcaacttagtgaactttcctaagtaaaaagggctagaaacagttacccaagactttgggggttgagtgtccaacctttaaaaaacagagctggcgtgaaaactgctagtcccttgggctttgaggtagttagaatcagcaacgattaatcttaaggttgaaaaatcctatgacaaaccatggctagtaataaggaacacacaaccagtttagctccacacacacatttcaGTTATGAGAAATTTGCCTCAATTCtacgtgaaagattgttgagatagtcttgatgGGTATAGCCCCTAGTGGTTTAGtggtaacatgtcacttttgtgagaatttagaattatgtttgattgcttttgtttgaatttcgagttttatgcaatattcatcttaattaattttcactattttgctcaaagattagcaaaatgctagttggagggtgtgattgagctgaaatattgcatattttagccatttaaaaccaatgtattttaaattcatcatgatattattattggttttaaatggaaaaatggttaaagtgaataaatcaaagtcttgattttaattgattaaaagcatgaatttctgcttgaattctaccaactattgattactgtgcaacctcttctatttgatttgtttccaTTAGTTTACTGCATTAAAGAATCTAAGAGCCAGTTAAGATTTGAAGCTGTCAACGAGTTCATACCAGCTGGTGCCTGCAAGATTTGTGTGCAATATTTGTCTGTTAATCTCTTTTGCATTCGGACATAGATGGGAGGTGTCCTTCCAACAAGGTACCCCCATTGGATACCCTAATTTTCTCAGAACTCACTGAGCTTTTAGGCTTCTTGTGTTTATGACCCTTCCAGTCAGAACTTGAAGCGTTCTTCGAGATTCTGGGGGAGCTGTTACTAGCTCGATGCAACTTACGGGCCAACTCTTCATTTGTCTTGTTGTTCTCAATCGGTTGGTTTTTTTTGTACAAAAGCCGAACTGGAAGATGCTTCTTCAGCGTATTCTTTTTCagatatttttctttagagGCTGCCTCTTCAGAAAATGAGGCAACCAAATCTAAGGCGCTCTTGGCAGCAGCCATTGCCTTTGATGCTTTTGCAGCCTTCTCTTCAGAGGCAGCTCTTGCAGCCTCTACAGCCACAGCTGCAACAATAGCTACTGATTTTGAAGCCTCTACTATTTCCTCTGGTGTAAGGTTAGGATTATTCGAATGAGAGCTTAACAGGTTGTTAAGACGAGTTTCAAAGTCGCTTAAAGTAGCAGcagatgaagcagaagcagaagaagcaactcattcggaccacatggacagcaaccatgcagcagaacaaacacagcagcaaagcactcactcggaactgcactcacaccagcttacacatgcagaaaagtgactcaCACAATGCAGATGCAGACCAACACagtacacatgcagaaaatgcaaccatgcagtggactcacacatgcacacatgcagaaaagtgcaagcaccattcggatcacaccaagcagcagaaagcattcggacacatgcaggaacacatgcacacatgcaacgcacacatgcagaccaacatgcacacatgcacacatgcagacgcagagcagcaggagaagaaatggaccAATTCACACATGTAGTAGACTCACACACGCAGCACGTTACAGCAGATAGCAGctttcggacagcacacagcaaccaactcacaccagctcacacaagcAAAACACTCATTCgggcaacacacatgcagaaagaaattCACACGAACGTGTAGCAgatcggcagaagaataaagcaGCTGGCCTTCAACTTTGACAGAACAGAACCATGCACATGTAGCAGCagatttgttctctcttttccgagtagctggacgtgcagcaggagatcaatagCATCTAGGGCAGCAGGAGAACGCATGGGATCATGGAAGACAGCTGGAcggaaagcagcagcagcagattttatttatttctttctttcgtttaagCTGGACAGAGTATTTAATTAGCTAGAGGCAGCAACACATGGGCAGTTTTTTACTTACTTCTTTCCGTTTAGAAGCTAGAGagagttattgttttttttggtttttcattcggctacagttgagcaactgagttcttgaagttgcacttgttttcccgtttgagtttttctttccgtatatagcagtagggcaaccttgagtttattttctttctcttccgtttaagtagcagaattttcatttcattttctttgacttttctttcttaatatagaTTGGTAttcggcagtttttgtttttgcctacaatgctttgttgttttaagaatttttattaagtattaagaattgttttagaattttatctcattaattgtaataccttaatttctttcaagtgtgctagttggtttcatgcaacaagagaattgttttagaagtttttaatcaagtatgctagtttgtttcatgaaataaaggaattgttttagaagtttttaattaagtgtactagtttaatttattgcaagaagggtttggtagagagcttttgtttttgttttagttgggtaatttaattgttgtttacttatttcatgttatttatttttattgtttcattaagctttcattttaatagtgattacaattgttatggtttaatttgagaatttgtgatttagatacaatgataaaccctagaatattgattttgaggcttttcaattttcaatgcatgttttgtcaattactttctaatctagtttaattcttaatttagttttattaatctctaaatttaatctattagtcatttacattccaatccgacaatcaaaaatctaaaaatatgaatctagtccatgactagtaacctcttccatccattgcacatatcatcctcttgttttctctttgtgaagtttttcacatttttcaacgagtttaattttaagtaactttccctggggagacgatctaggaatctaggaatttattcctaattattacacgacatcctcctgcacttgggatagcattagtgctactcatttttgagtgagtcactcgaccacaagcggccTCAGGTGTacatatgggaggacgagtgccaatttgtggaagatgtaatagagctcacggaggcgagtgtcgttttggtagtaaccaatgttttgaatgcggtcagatggggcattttgctcgtgagtgccctagtcgagttcaagaaagccgtggagctcgtcgcagcggtagaactaaccagaggcaattagctcgggcttgaatgtacgcagtgactcttggtaccgttggaggcgaggttacggagactcagaatgctggagtcgtGGCAGGTTTGGTTCTAATCTAATCGTtcgtgatgaacgccttgtgtggttttttttttttatattatcgaggcttggagagaatggcatgatctgggtgatcttttagggaagtagaataattgagttatttggttccgtggagtttatgaaatggtctataacgtaggaggttgtaagttcaacaaatttcaaggatagattttatgaagtttcagcaaagttttaaagtttggggccttatagattttaggaaaataagtttatggtaattaaggttttaggtttgACAAGCATTGGGCGGAAATAAttcaatttcgagttttagatttcgtgattcggacgAGTAATTTGGtagcaattggggctttagattttacaagcttttaaggtgaatgttttggattaaagccaccagtcttgagaatttcagaaaatgatttattatctattaatgttttagaatttgaaagatttgggagtcgatttttctattatgggatgtaagttcattgatcttagaagtttcggaagatgattcttatttgatttaaggttttagaattgcagagttgaaggactgatttataataagaattgagttcttagttttacagacttagtgctgtagcttgatctactctagtgagtgattagtttgtaaccattaaaatagggttgattagagttgagttattgatatgaaatttttttttctagagtagatttctttgaggattggaggtaatgatctagttcgtgtatttctttgaggattgaagatatcgagctagtttagaaaataattattgtt includes:
- the LOC122292274 gene encoding uncharacterized protein LOC122292274, translating into MAAAKSALDLVASFSEEAASKEKYLKKNTLKKHLPVRLLYKKNQPIENNKTNEELARKLHRASNSSPRISKNASSSDWKGHKHKKPKSSVSSEKIRVSNGGTLLEGHLPSMSECKRD